Below is a window of Oceanipulchritudo coccoides DNA.
AACAGGCTAAGAACAGTGACAAACGCATACAAACCGTTCAGCCGCCCGGCTACCATTCTGTCAACAGTCCGCCAACTGATATGACACAGTTTAAGGACCATTCTTTCAATTATCAGAAATGCCGATGAGAGTCGCAAGAAATGCTTATCCTATCATTAAAGACTGTATTGCCCTTCAATCAATACGCTCAAACTCCAGCCAATCCACTTTCGCATTGAGCCCTTTGAGCATTATTTGAAGGGTCTGCTCACCCGCTTGCAGCCCTGTCGTGAAAAAGAGGTCTCGCTCGATCCCGCTTGGTGGATCCATCACTTCCGACGGCCCATCCGGTTCGGGGATCGGATCATAAAACTCACTTGTTACCCGGACTCTCAGGCGATAGGTTCCAGCCTCGGCGACATTGATCTGGTAATGCACCCAACCAAATCCACGTCCGGCTTTCAGCGCTGCAAAGCCGTCTTCTGAGTCCGATTCTGTCAGGACGATAGTATCGTCCTTGTAGGAATAGGCTTCCGCCTGGATTCGCCCAGGTACGGAATAATGATAGTCTGGGTCAAAGGCGGGGAAGTTTACATACAACTCACCCAGTCGGGTCAGTTGAGCTTCCCCACTTTCAAGCAGGCTCAACTTGTTCCGTGATCCGAGGTCTGCCTTGAACCAGGCGTAGCCAGCCACCTTTGGAGAGCGTTCAAGGAATTCCAAGGCCTGGATCATATAGGCATACTCAGCCTCTGCATCCGGGGCATCCCAAAAGGCAAATTCAGTCACCCAGACGGGTTGGCCATAGCGCTCATAGATCACATCCACAAAATACTTCAACTCACCGATGTTCCCGTATGGATGGATGGAAATCCCCTCGAGGCTCAAATCGCCCATGTAATAATCGTAGGCATCGAGGAACATCAGCATGGTCGTGTACGTGACCTCTGTCTGCTGGATGGGATCCCAGGCAGTAATCGAACGGTCAGCAGATGATCCCAGGGACATTTGTGGACCGATCAAGGGAACCTCGAATTCGCTCAGCGTCTCATGGACATGCGTGATCCAATCCGCTGAGATTTCAGGCGTCAGAAAGGCCTGCCCAAGCAGGTTTGGCTCATTCAGGAGAAG
It encodes the following:
- a CDS encoding glycosyl hydrolase, which produces MEPLAGEPAWRSQKRGVSANNLTSEQVALLAEGVSWVYNWGPDEGNIEVNGQMEFLPMIWSDRQYELDIVESRLAGGERPSAVLLLNEPNLLGQAFLTPEISADWITHVHETLSEFEVPLIGPQMSLGSSADRSITAWDPIQQTEVTYTTMLMFLDAYDYYMGDLSLEGISIHPYGNIGELKYFVDVIYERYGQPVWVTEFAFWDAPDAEAEYAYMIQALEFLERSPKVAGYAWFKADLGSRNKLSLLESGEAQLTRLGELYVNFPAFDPDYHYSVPGRIQAEAYSYKDDTIVLTESDSEDGFAALKAGRGFGWVHYQINVAEAGTYRLRVRVTSEFYDPIPEPDGPSEVMDPPSGIERDLFFTTGLQAGEQTLQIMLKGLNAKVDWLEFERID